In the genome of Candidatus Eisenbacteria bacterium, one region contains:
- a CDS encoding protein kinase, whose translation MIEKTLGHYQILDKLGAGGMGEVYRALDTKLKREVALKLLPADMSTDAARLERLQREAETVARLSHPHIVHIYSLEESGGRHFLTMELIDGEGLDKILPPGGLPSARVFDIAIALCDALSAAHEKGIVHRDIKPANVMVTSGGRVIVLDFGLAKQAGPSKDTIPPESSTTEILPLTGEGAIMGTVPYMSPEQFRGLEADHRSDIFSLGILLYELATGKKPFEGATLSDVGASILRDTPPLLTQYRPDLPRHLGRILAHCMEKEPERRYQSAKDIRNELEALRDEIRSGESSIGDNRRAFEPDATPVPPPEPAVPARPAPELHSIAVLPFVNMSSDAEQEYFSDGISEELLNLLSKVKQLRVTSRSSAFSFKGQNLEIPEIAGRLNVAHILEGSVRKAGNRVRVTAQLIEAAADIHLWSETFDRTLDDIFAIQDEIAAVVVERLRITLLGEPPKSGAPDPKAHALIMQARHMRNLGSVEAYEKAVELCRKALSIDPQYAEALITLAATYTNQASKGLRDPGEGFRLAREAAQKVLAIDPDCARAHSMLGWISGGYDGDLATAARHMQRALALEPTNSAVIGNASGLATFLGRTDDAIALDEYRAARDPVSPNTHVKLGLDYISAGRLDEAISAFRTSLTLSPGYITSQFFIGMVLLLKGESKAALAAFQKELDDDYRLKGIALASYELGRRAEFEAAFTRLRDRCEDAYPSEIAQVYAWIGDADAAFNCLDRAVSQGEALGDQFLQPSYRNLHDDPRWHAFLEKTGKAPEQLAAVTFQVTLPA comes from the coding sequence GTGATCGAAAAGACTCTAGGTCATTACCAGATACTCGACAAGTTGGGCGCCGGGGGCATGGGCGAGGTCTATCGCGCCTTGGACACCAAGCTCAAGCGCGAGGTGGCCCTCAAGCTCCTCCCCGCCGATATGTCCACCGACGCCGCCCGCCTCGAACGCCTTCAGCGCGAGGCCGAGACCGTCGCCCGGCTCAGCCACCCCCACATCGTGCACATTTACTCGCTGGAGGAATCCGGCGGACGCCACTTCCTCACCATGGAGCTCATCGACGGCGAAGGATTGGATAAGATCCTGCCGCCCGGGGGTCTCCCTTCGGCGCGGGTTTTCGACATCGCCATCGCCTTATGCGACGCCCTTTCCGCCGCGCACGAAAAGGGGATTGTTCATCGCGATATAAAGCCCGCCAACGTCATGGTGACCAGCGGAGGCCGGGTGATCGTCTTGGATTTCGGGTTGGCCAAGCAGGCCGGGCCGTCCAAGGATACAATCCCGCCTGAAAGTTCCACCACGGAGATTCTGCCCCTCACCGGTGAGGGCGCCATCATGGGAACGGTGCCGTACATGTCTCCCGAGCAGTTTCGGGGTCTGGAGGCTGATCACCGCAGCGACATCTTCTCACTGGGCATTCTTCTTTATGAGCTGGCCACCGGGAAAAAACCTTTTGAGGGCGCCACCCTCTCAGATGTGGGGGCCTCCATCCTTCGCGACACGCCTCCGCTGCTTACACAATACAGGCCGGATCTTCCCCGGCATCTCGGACGGATACTGGCCCACTGTATGGAGAAGGAACCTGAGCGGCGGTACCAGAGCGCCAAAGATATTCGCAATGAACTTGAGGCATTACGGGATGAGATCCGCTCGGGTGAGTCCTCCATCGGTGACAACCGCCGGGCCTTCGAGCCGGATGCGACCCCCGTCCCGCCACCGGAACCCGCCGTTCCCGCGCGGCCGGCGCCTGAGCTTCACTCCATCGCCGTGCTCCCTTTCGTCAATATGAGTAGTGACGCAGAGCAGGAATACTTCTCTGATGGGATCTCTGAGGAATTGCTCAATCTTCTGTCAAAAGTTAAACAGCTGCGAGTCACGTCACGCTCATCGGCCTTCTCCTTCAAGGGCCAAAATCTGGAGATTCCGGAGATCGCCGGACGACTGAACGTCGCTCACATCCTCGAGGGGAGCGTACGCAAGGCCGGCAACCGTGTGCGTGTCACCGCGCAGCTGATCGAGGCGGCAGCGGACATTCACTTATGGTCGGAGACGTTCGACCGCACGCTGGATGACATCTTCGCGATCCAAGATGAGATCGCCGCCGTCGTGGTGGAGCGGCTCAGAATCACACTGCTGGGAGAACCACCGAAGTCAGGTGCGCCCGATCCAAAGGCGCATGCCCTCATCATGCAAGCGCGCCATATGCGCAACCTGGGCAGTGTCGAGGCTTATGAAAAGGCCGTGGAACTTTGCCGGAAGGCGCTGTCCATTGATCCGCAGTATGCGGAAGCGCTCATCACACTGGCGGCAACGTATACAAATCAGGCGAGCAAAGGTCTGCGAGACCCGGGAGAGGGTTTCCGACTGGCCCGCGAGGCAGCCCAGAAGGTGCTGGCGATCGATCCGGATTGTGCGCGCGCCCATTCCATGCTCGGCTGGATCTCAGGCGGCTACGATGGAGATCTCGCCACCGCGGCCCGGCATATGCAACGCGCCCTCGCCTTGGAACCCACGAATAGCGCCGTCATCGGTAATGCCTCGGGATTGGCGACATTCCTCGGCCGGACAGACGACGCCATAGCGCTCGATGAATACCGCGCCGCCCGCGATCCGGTGAGCCCCAACACCCACGTCAAGCTGGGCCTCGATTATATCTCCGCCGGACGCCTGGACGAGGCGATCAGCGCTTTCCGCACCTCTCTGACACTGAGCCCCGGTTACATCACCAGCCAGTTCTTCATCGGCATGGTGTTGCTGCTGAAAGGCGAGAGCAAAGCGGCGCTGGCGGCCTTTCAGAAAGAGCTCGACGATGACTACCGCTTGAAGGGCATCGCACTGGCCTCCTACGAATTGGGACGGCGAGCGGAGTTCGAGGCGGCGTTCACCCGGCTTCGCGATCGATGTGAAGATGCGTATCCCTCTGAGATCGCCCAAGTGTATGCCTGGATCGGCGATGCTGACGCCGCTTTCAACTGCTTGGACAGGGCGGTCTCCCAAGGAGAGGCCCTTGGGGATCAGTTTCTGCAACCATCCTATAGAAACCTGCATGATGATCCGCGCTGGCACGCCTTTCTGGAAAAAACCGGCAAGGCTCCGGAGCAGCTCGCCGCCGTCACGTTCCAGGTGACGCTGCCGGCATAA
- a CDS encoding DUF4097 domain-containing protein: MFAGAAAAQQETADRVIVELTDPGKPVFLSAGLINGGITVVGYDGKDVIVEAKAGMVKLDKHDRKGGKYEGMTRLPVSSSSLTVEEQDNRIDIDTDSWAHPVDLMIRVPNKAFLNLSCINSGDIKVENITGDIEASNINGAVTLLKISGSVVASAHNKDLTVTFDAINPEKDMSFSSFNGDVDITFPAPLKALVKIKTVQGDIFTDFEVKEIKNPEQVIQKNKRDSDGKYRVEIDRSFWGTINGGGQELHFSNYNGDIYIREK; the protein is encoded by the coding sequence TTGTTCGCGGGTGCCGCAGCCGCACAGCAAGAAACGGCGGATCGCGTCATCGTGGAGCTGACCGACCCCGGAAAACCGGTCTTTCTGTCCGCGGGATTGATAAATGGCGGCATCACGGTGGTTGGTTATGATGGGAAGGACGTTATCGTTGAAGCGAAAGCCGGCATGGTCAAGCTGGATAAACACGACAGAAAAGGAGGCAAATACGAAGGTATGACACGCTTGCCCGTGAGCAGCAGCTCGCTCACCGTCGAAGAACAGGATAACAGAATCGATATCGACACCGACTCATGGGCCCATCCCGTCGATCTTATGATCAGGGTGCCCAATAAAGCCTTCTTGAACCTAAGCTGCATTAATTCAGGGGATATCAAAGTGGAGAACATAACGGGAGATATTGAAGCATCCAATATAAATGGCGCTGTAACACTTCTGAAGATTAGCGGGAGCGTGGTGGCCAGCGCACATAATAAGGATCTAACGGTGACTTTCGATGCCATTAATCCTGAAAAGGATATGTCCTTCAGCTCGTTTAACGGTGATGTTGATATTACATTCCCGGCGCCATTGAAAGCGCTGGTCAAGATAAAGACGGTGCAAGGTGATATCTTCACGGATTTCGAGGTGAAAGAAATTAAAAATCCGGAACAGGTTATCCAGAAGAACAAGAGGGACTCAGACGGCAAGTATAGAGTAGAGATCGATCGTTCCTTTTGGGGAACCATCAACGGCGGTGGTCAAGAGTTACATTTCTCAAACTACAACGGTGATATCTACATCCGGGAAAAATAG
- a CDS encoding sigma-70 family RNA polymerase sigma factor, which translates to MKRPRGAAPLNIWEERDGSPETLIEGCLSHAPGAWQEFLRRYSRLIYATVNRVDLPVIEREDAFQAAIAAIYANLATLRRPAKLVPWIVGITWRQAINSIRKRPPEIRQPRADGVFDGELATWPATEPPPDEVLVSLERAQQTGEALAALSERCRRLIQYFFYEDPQPGYGEIARREGIPIGSLGPTRARCLARMRRYFEERGWL; encoded by the coding sequence ATGAAGCGGCCCCGCGGAGCGGCTCCTCTTAACATTTGGGAGGAGCGTGATGGGTCACCTGAGACGTTGATCGAGGGTTGCCTGTCGCATGCGCCGGGTGCGTGGCAGGAGTTTCTGCGCCGATACTCACGACTGATTTACGCCACGGTGAACCGGGTCGACCTGCCGGTTATCGAGCGGGAAGACGCCTTTCAGGCGGCTATCGCCGCCATCTACGCGAACCTGGCCACACTGCGCCGTCCTGCGAAACTCGTTCCCTGGATCGTCGGAATCACCTGGCGCCAGGCCATCAACAGCATTCGCAAGCGCCCGCCTGAAATCAGGCAACCCCGCGCTGATGGGGTCTTCGATGGGGAGCTGGCCACATGGCCGGCGACGGAGCCGCCACCCGATGAGGTTCTGGTATCACTGGAACGGGCCCAGCAGACTGGCGAGGCGCTCGCGGCCCTGTCGGAGCGCTGCCGTCGCCTCATCCAATATTTCTTCTATGAAGATCCGCAGCCCGGCTACGGCGAGATCGCTCGCCGCGAGGGGATCCCCATTGGCAGCCTGGGGCCGACCCGTGCGCGCTGCCTGGCCCGGATGCGTCGGTACTTCGAGGAGCGAGGCTGGCTGTAG
- a CDS encoding HEAT repeat domain-containing protein, whose amino-acid sequence MNCKRIQELIPDYLAGQIPSDELHLFESHLSQCETCRLELEYMEKTWVELADFPDEEPSPDLRGRFYPMLEAEKRRLGESANTSWWRRLELWLEAWWPRRPAVQLMMTAAVLMVGMAAGSRFNAGEGSKEELAHMRSEIQQMNQMVSLSLLSQDSSSERLRGVNWSTRVDVPSTRLLTNLTRILNSDPNENVRLAAVDALTFFPHESGVLDALSLALSQESSPMVQVALIDFLIALQEKKALEALKIFITKPDVSPSVKKHAESKIHALL is encoded by the coding sequence ATGAACTGTAAAAGGATTCAAGAGCTGATACCGGATTATTTGGCGGGGCAAATCCCCTCCGATGAACTTCACCTGTTTGAATCACACTTGAGCCAGTGCGAAACCTGCCGGTTGGAATTGGAATATATGGAAAAAACATGGGTGGAACTGGCCGATTTCCCCGACGAAGAACCGAGCCCGGATTTGCGGGGCCGGTTTTATCCGATGTTGGAAGCGGAAAAGAGGCGGTTGGGGGAATCCGCAAATACATCTTGGTGGAGGCGCCTTGAGTTGTGGCTTGAAGCCTGGTGGCCCCGCCGGCCCGCCGTGCAGCTGATGATGACCGCCGCCGTTCTTATGGTGGGAATGGCGGCGGGCTCCCGTTTCAACGCGGGCGAAGGATCAAAAGAAGAGCTCGCGCACATGCGTTCTGAAATTCAACAAATGAACCAAATGGTGTCATTATCACTGCTATCGCAAGATTCTTCGAGTGAGCGCCTGCGAGGGGTGAACTGGAGCACCAGGGTCGATGTCCCCTCCACCCGGCTATTGACAAACCTGACCCGCATCCTCAACTCCGATCCCAATGAAAATGTCCGCCTCGCCGCCGTCGACGCATTGACATTCTTTCCTCACGAATCAGGCGTTTTGGATGCCCTGTCATTGGCGCTTTCGCAGGAGTCCTCCCCGATGGTTCAGGTGGCCCTCATTGATTTTCTAATAGCCCTTCAGGAGAAGAAGGCCCTGGAAGCGCTGAAAATCTTCATCACCAAACCAGACGTGAGCCCATCCGTAAAAAAACACGCGGAAAGTAAAATCCATGCATTATTGTAA
- a CDS encoding CHAT domain-containing protein has translation MTDGSRTARRARELMALTSVALREDLIARPLVDSAGVAAALRQEASLHYLVDAAEARRIAGVALQVAAQSTDPVARGWAERTLAEALLFSGRMREADGAYARAVVAWKEAGTHALLGQLLVGRIHVLTLLGRMDEVHATAREAQNLLAAAGDRTYLAKLAMNLGSLHFQRDEPAEALAQYERAADLFAQLGVRDQSVIGLEVNRAVALTQIDRDEEALRLFTSLSRECGRRGFGLLQAQVWMNAAYVHALRGDSDLALAQSVRATAYFRETGHPAFLGNCLINHAEMYQQLNLHRDALPLVQEAAGLFDSEDLRYDRALALAQSAWIHLEMGELSAALQAGREAMRLFRGEKNLSRAAVMRLLQAEVLLCQGERSRGRRQARTALQAFRHLGLLRWEAAASVFLAQIPSKRSPRARIAAMEELLARIPKRLYPIQTSAALEQLGRGYEEADAPREAGRAYARAVNRLEGMRLRAPTEDSKIAFLSDKTHLYDHLLRLELARPRPSVQRLFAWMERARAQSLWDRIRHPASEPLDGEEGPFAARPSPAAQKGVALRRRLSWLHARVSRLELGTPADRQRADDLRRDLRRAEEEWTCLRRTLREGQQGGASRRRPGGRAAASSPTDSAAGPGPARGMPDLAPSLRSLIGALDDQQGFLSYHIAEGFSLAIAVTAAGAQSYRLADDLSQRLSELRRGLDFQWAAMAVASTREREGQRRPASGAGAGRGYPGPAAPHELFQTATTSILHQMYELLWQPLVDAGLPDCRRWVISPHGVLHQVPVGALLGPAGYLSERCELGICPSARVWCRTHGRRAPKRAFLAGVPTPDLPAIEAEIEMTRELLSGWSVTTDMAPTRATLRREAARAGLVHLAAHGALRTDNPAFSSIQLQDGPLYVHDLSDFRLPGSTVVLTACSSGRGVAPGGDEWIGLARGFLSAGARHVVASLWPIHDAATQELMGRFYAEFAGHADPTRALTEAMRGTRASRPHPWHWASFAVLSTAG, from the coding sequence ATGACTGACGGGTCACGCACCGCCCGGCGGGCCCGCGAACTCATGGCCCTGACATCGGTCGCTTTACGAGAAGATCTCATCGCGCGGCCCCTGGTGGACTCTGCCGGGGTGGCCGCCGCGCTGCGCCAGGAAGCCAGCCTGCACTACCTCGTCGATGCCGCCGAGGCGCGCCGCATTGCCGGCGTGGCGCTCCAGGTGGCGGCGCAATCCACCGATCCGGTCGCCCGCGGTTGGGCCGAACGCACGCTGGCTGAGGCCCTGCTGTTCTCGGGGCGCATGCGCGAGGCGGATGGCGCATACGCGCGAGCAGTGGTGGCTTGGAAGGAAGCCGGGACCCATGCCCTTCTCGGTCAGCTTCTGGTGGGGCGCATCCATGTCTTGACATTGCTGGGCCGCATGGATGAGGTCCACGCCACGGCCCGCGAGGCGCAGAACCTGCTGGCCGCCGCCGGTGATCGGACCTATCTTGCGAAGCTGGCGATGAATCTGGGTAGTCTCCACTTCCAACGCGATGAGCCCGCCGAAGCGCTGGCTCAGTATGAGCGGGCGGCGGATCTGTTCGCCCAACTGGGCGTGCGTGATCAATCTGTTATAGGCCTCGAGGTCAACCGGGCTGTCGCCCTGACGCAAATCGATCGGGACGAGGAGGCCCTGCGCCTCTTCACATCTCTGTCGCGTGAGTGCGGCCGCCGAGGGTTCGGGCTCCTTCAAGCCCAGGTTTGGATGAACGCCGCTTATGTACATGCGCTGCGCGGGGATTCCGATCTCGCATTGGCGCAGTCAGTGCGGGCCACGGCCTATTTCCGCGAGACCGGCCACCCCGCATTTCTGGGGAACTGCTTGATCAATCACGCAGAAATGTACCAGCAGCTCAATCTGCATCGCGATGCGTTGCCGCTTGTACAAGAAGCGGCTGGGCTGTTCGATAGCGAGGATCTTCGCTACGACCGGGCGCTGGCACTGGCGCAGAGCGCCTGGATTCACCTGGAGATGGGAGAGCTATCGGCTGCTCTGCAGGCGGGCCGCGAGGCCATGCGTCTCTTCAGGGGGGAGAAGAATTTATCGCGGGCGGCGGTCATGCGGCTGCTCCAGGCCGAAGTCCTCTTGTGCCAGGGAGAGCGATCCCGCGGCCGGCGCCAGGCGCGGACAGCATTGCAGGCCTTCCGTCATCTCGGTCTGCTGCGTTGGGAAGCGGCCGCGTCGGTCTTTCTCGCTCAGATCCCGTCGAAGCGCTCCCCACGGGCGAGGATCGCCGCGATGGAGGAACTCCTGGCCCGCATTCCCAAGAGACTTTATCCGATTCAGACCAGTGCGGCGCTGGAACAGCTGGGGCGCGGGTACGAGGAGGCCGATGCCCCGCGCGAGGCTGGCCGGGCCTATGCGCGCGCCGTGAATCGTCTCGAGGGTATGCGCCTGCGCGCTCCAACCGAGGATTCCAAGATCGCCTTTCTGAGTGACAAGACGCACCTGTACGATCACCTCCTCAGGCTCGAACTCGCGCGCCCGCGTCCCTCAGTCCAACGGCTCTTTGCCTGGATGGAGCGGGCTCGAGCCCAGAGCCTGTGGGATCGCATCCGTCATCCCGCCTCCGAACCCCTTGATGGAGAAGAGGGCCCATTCGCGGCACGGCCTTCGCCCGCCGCGCAGAAGGGGGTCGCCCTCCGGCGGCGGCTTTCCTGGCTGCACGCCCGCGTCTCTCGGTTGGAGCTTGGCACGCCCGCGGATCGTCAGCGGGCGGATGATCTGCGCCGCGATCTGCGCCGCGCGGAAGAGGAGTGGACGTGTCTGCGCCGCACATTGCGCGAGGGGCAACAAGGGGGCGCTTCACGAAGGCGCCCAGGGGGGCGAGCGGCAGCCTCTTCGCCAACAGATTCAGCGGCCGGGCCCGGTCCGGCAAGGGGCATGCCGGATCTCGCCCCCTCGTTACGTTCCTTGATAGGCGCCCTTGACGACCAGCAAGGCTTTCTCAGTTACCACATAGCTGAGGGCTTCTCTCTTGCGATTGCGGTCACGGCGGCGGGTGCGCAGTCGTACCGACTCGCCGATGATCTTTCCCAGCGGCTGAGCGAGCTTCGCCGCGGCCTGGATTTCCAGTGGGCGGCCATGGCGGTAGCCAGCACCCGGGAGCGGGAAGGGCAGCGCCGGCCGGCCTCCGGCGCCGGAGCGGGCCGGGGGTATCCGGGACCCGCGGCCCCGCATGAGCTCTTCCAGACCGCCACCACATCGATCCTGCATCAGATGTACGAACTGCTCTGGCAGCCGCTCGTCGACGCCGGATTACCCGACTGCCGGCGCTGGGTCATCTCGCCGCACGGCGTCCTTCATCAGGTGCCTGTGGGGGCGCTCCTCGGTCCCGCGGGGTATCTATCAGAGCGCTGCGAGCTCGGGATCTGTCCCAGCGCGCGGGTCTGGTGCCGCACCCACGGCCGGAGGGCGCCCAAGCGGGCCTTTCTGGCGGGAGTCCCAACGCCCGATCTGCCGGCGATTGAGGCGGAGATCGAGATGACCCGCGAGCTTCTGTCGGGGTGGTCCGTCACCACCGATATGGCCCCCACGCGTGCGACCTTGCGCCGTGAGGCGGCCCGGGCGGGCCTCGTGCATCTGGCGGCTCACGGCGCACTGCGAACGGACAATCCGGCCTTCTCATCTATTCAACTGCAGGATGGCCCGCTCTATGTGCACGACCTCTCAGACTTCCGGTTGCCGGGGTCGACGGTCGTGCTGACCGCCTGTTCATCCGGCCGGGGTGTTGCGCCCGGCGGCGATGAGTGGATCGGCCTTGCCCGGGGGTTTTTATCCGCTGGAGCGCGTCATGTGGTGGCCAGCTTGTGGCCGATCCATGACGCCGCCACGCAGGAACTCATGGGGCGGTTCTATGCCGAGTTCGCCGGCCACGCGGACCCGACGCGGGCGCTCACGGAGGCCATGCGGGGCACGCGCGCCAGCAGGCCGCACCCCTGGCATTGGGCCTCCTTCGCCGTTCTCAGCACGGCGGGGTAG
- a CDS encoding carboxypeptidase-like regulatory domain-containing protein: MRKVLFALGMIALLAGGAWAQTGAVTGLVVDGNGDAVEGARVSLWQDGVCVAYVLTEASGVFNLIDIPEGIYNLKAGMKRVGQALIEGVEILDGQITDVGTVTLVGLSQGPSNGGKLQYQQGR; the protein is encoded by the coding sequence ATGAGGAAGGTACTTTTTGCACTGGGGATGATCGCTCTTCTGGCGGGCGGGGCATGGGCCCAAACAGGCGCTGTGACCGGCCTGGTTGTCGATGGCAACGGCGATGCGGTTGAGGGTGCGCGTGTGTCTCTCTGGCAGGATGGCGTCTGCGTAGCTTATGTCTTAACCGAAGCATCCGGTGTGTTCAATCTGATCGACATTCCGGAGGGTATCTACAATCTGAAAGCCGGCATGAAGCGTGTCGGCCAGGCGCTGATCGAAGGCGTCGAGATACTCGACGGCCAGATCACGGATGTTGGCACCGTCACCTTGGTCGGGTTGAGCCAGGGTCCCTCGAATGGGGGGAAACTCCAATACCAGCAGGGCCGTTGA
- a CDS encoding S8 family peptidase — MRRLINSRVFTPDRRFCGNFRVAALFAAALLSAAVIVKGEYDPGFIQVQLADGYSIESVNACYGTATRDSLPPLYLLTIPEGCDEQLLITDMAADSARFVCVEHAYREETPEGVRQMIVAAVGGTIDQYWDQNVVERLHLPLIQGTAQGDGILVAVLDTGVLATHEALAGAIAPGGYDFIDNDAEPLDEANGIDDDLDGQIDEGSGHGTLVAGVIHLAAPGAQILPVRVLDDEGRGTTFALAKGIRYAVEQGADIINMSLGLPEHSGVVAHELAQASLASVGMVSAVGNLGVDSVQYYPASDFRVLMVAALDSMDVKADFSSYHAKVALSAPGVGIMGPYYDGAYALGAGTSFSAAFISGQCALILDLLPSISADELYKIVEQGTIGIYHITENQLYINRLGTGCFDGRETLRAIGILADVGPFDAEPWPIITPNPVMAGETVYLALPDEAAGQGWVPAVALYDIAGRRLHRFAPQPRQSVIAWDGSDRRGMRLAPGVYYLRVSGPRGAAWTNRVVVLSR; from the coding sequence ATGCGCCGATTGATCAACAGCCGGGTTTTTACGCCAGACCGGCGGTTCTGTGGAAACTTCCGAGTCGCCGCCCTCTTCGCGGCCGCACTACTCAGCGCCGCCGTTATTGTTAAAGGGGAGTATGACCCCGGCTTCATTCAAGTTCAGCTGGCGGACGGGTACTCCATCGAATCTGTCAATGCATGCTATGGGACCGCCACGCGCGACTCCTTGCCGCCGCTATACCTCCTGACGATTCCGGAGGGGTGCGATGAGCAGCTCTTGATCACCGATATGGCGGCCGACTCCGCCCGTTTCGTTTGTGTGGAACATGCCTATCGCGAGGAAACCCCTGAGGGGGTGCGTCAGATGATCGTGGCGGCCGTGGGTGGAACGATTGATCAATATTGGGATCAGAATGTGGTCGAGCGACTGCACCTGCCGCTGATTCAGGGAACGGCTCAAGGCGATGGGATTCTGGTGGCGGTGCTGGACACCGGAGTGCTGGCGACCCACGAGGCGCTGGCCGGTGCGATAGCGCCGGGCGGATATGACTTCATAGATAATGACGCCGAGCCGCTCGACGAGGCTAACGGCATCGACGATGACCTGGATGGACAGATCGACGAAGGTTCGGGGCATGGAACACTGGTGGCGGGAGTCATCCACCTGGCGGCCCCTGGGGCGCAGATTCTCCCGGTGCGCGTTCTTGATGATGAAGGTCGAGGTACGACTTTTGCCCTGGCCAAGGGCATCCGCTATGCCGTCGAACAGGGGGCGGATATCATCAACATGAGTCTCGGGCTTCCCGAGCACTCCGGTGTCGTGGCCCACGAACTCGCACAGGCCTCGCTGGCCTCGGTCGGAATGGTGTCCGCCGTGGGCAATCTGGGGGTCGACAGCGTGCAGTATTATCCGGCGAGTGACTTCCGAGTCCTCATGGTCGCGGCGCTTGATTCGATGGACGTGAAGGCTGACTTCTCAAGCTACCACGCCAAGGTGGCGCTCTCGGCGCCCGGCGTCGGTATCATGGGGCCCTATTATGATGGAGCCTATGCCCTGGGGGCCGGCACCTCCTTCTCCGCAGCCTTCATTTCCGGGCAGTGTGCGCTGATCCTCGATTTACTTCCCTCAATCAGCGCCGACGAGCTCTACAAGATCGTCGAACAAGGCACGATCGGTATCTACCACATCACCGAAAACCAATTGTACATTAACAGGCTCGGGACGGGTTGCTTCGACGGGAGGGAGACGCTTCGGGCCATAGGAATTCTGGCGGATGTCGGTCCCTTCGATGCGGAGCCATGGCCCATCATCACACCCAATCCGGTGATGGCAGGCGAGACGGTCTATCTGGCCCTCCCCGACGAGGCCGCCGGGCAGGGATGGGTTCCTGCCGTGGCGCTATATGACATCGCGGGGCGTCGCCTGCACCGGTTCGCGCCGCAACCCCGCCAATCCGTCATTGCGTGGGATGGATCCGATCGCCGCGGTATGCGCCTCGCGCCGGGCGTCTATTACCTCCGCGTGAGCGGTCCCCGGGGCGCCGCATGGACCAACCGCGTCGTGGTCTTGTCTCGGTAG
- a CDS encoding sigma-70 family RNA polymerase sigma factor: MRETSDEQLMQAVRDGDLDQLGCLFERYHKRLYNFFLRQMGNRQLSEDLVQEVFFRMLKYRRTYRGEGKFTTWMYSIACRIKIDHLRQARHRYTFTDEIEELAGTDPDPDHLTEQSLNHQKLYDALSRLSEERRTVLLLSRFQNQRYSEISKILGCPVGTVKARVFYAIRDLKWLFNEQRDEAVE, encoded by the coding sequence GTGCGTGAGACATCGGATGAACAATTGATGCAGGCGGTTCGAGACGGCGACCTCGATCAGCTGGGATGTCTTTTCGAAAGATATCATAAGCGGCTCTATAACTTCTTTCTCAGACAGATGGGAAACCGGCAACTTAGTGAGGATTTGGTTCAAGAGGTCTTTTTTAGAATGTTAAAATACCGCCGGACATATCGGGGTGAAGGCAAGTTTACGACGTGGATGTATTCAATTGCCTGCCGAATCAAGATAGATCATTTAAGACAGGCGAGACATCGATATACATTTACAGATGAGATTGAAGAATTAGCCGGCACTGATCCCGACCCGGATCATTTGACCGAACAGTCTCTTAATCATCAAAAACTCTACGATGCCTTGAGCCGGCTATCCGAAGAAAGACGTACGGTTTTGCTTCTCAGTCGATTCCAGAATCAAAGGTATTCGGAAATTTCTAAAATTTTGGGCTGTCCGGTAGGAACCGTTAAAGCCAGAGTCTTTTATGCCATCAGGGATTTGAAATGGCTGTTTAACGAGCAGAGAGATGAGGCCGTAGAATGA